One region of Bacillus pumilus genomic DNA includes:
- a CDS encoding ACT domain-containing protein, whose product MKEETFYLVREDVLPDAMRKTLEVKKLLDRKKADSVADAVQQADLSRSAFYKYRDAVFPFYTMVKEQIITLFFHLEDRSGALSRLLQIVADSGCNVLSIHQTIPLQGRANVTLSISTAGMADDINTVMNQLRKLEFVEKVEILGSGA is encoded by the coding sequence GTGAAAGAAGAAACGTTCTATTTAGTAAGAGAGGATGTCCTTCCAGATGCGATGCGAAAAACGCTTGAAGTCAAAAAGCTTCTCGATCGCAAAAAAGCGGATTCAGTTGCCGATGCTGTTCAACAAGCGGATTTAAGCCGCAGTGCTTTTTATAAATACAGAGATGCTGTTTTTCCATTTTATACGATGGTGAAAGAGCAGATCATCACATTGTTTTTCCACCTTGAGGATCGGTCTGGGGCTTTGTCAAGACTGCTTCAAATTGTGGCTGACTCTGGCTGTAATGTGTTATCCATTCACCAAACGATTCCGCTGCAAGGAAGAGCGAATGTCACGCTATCCATTAGCACGGCTGGTATGGCAGATGATATCAATACAGTCATGAATCAATTAAGAAAACTTGAATTTGTCGAAAAAGTTGAAATTCTAGGTTCTGGGGCGTAA
- the obgE gene encoding GTPase ObgE has protein sequence MFVDQVKVYVKGGDGGNGMVAFRREKYVPKGGPAGGDGGNGADVVFEVDEGLRTLMDFRYKRHFKADRGEHGMSKNQHGRNAEEMVVKVPPGTVVTDAETEQVLADLTEHGQRAVIAKGGRGGRGNSRFATPANPAPQLSENGEPGKERDVILELKVLADVGLVGFPSVGKSTLLSIVSSAKPKIADYHFTTLVPNLGVVETDDNRSFVMADLPGLIEGAHEGVGLGHQFLRHIERTRVIVHVIDMSALEGRDPYEDYVTINEELEQYNMRLTERPQIIVANKMDMPDAADNLAAFKEKLTDDYKVFPISAITREGLRELLFEIANQLETTPEFPLYNEEELSDNRVMYRFDEGDAPFEITRDPDGTFVITGKALERLFKMTDFSRDESVKRFSRQLRGMGVDDALRERGAQDGDIIRLLEFEFEFID, from the coding sequence ATGTTTGTAGATCAGGTTAAAGTGTATGTTAAAGGCGGTGACGGCGGAAACGGTATGGTGGCGTTTCGTCGTGAAAAATATGTGCCAAAAGGCGGGCCGGCTGGCGGCGATGGTGGAAATGGTGCAGATGTTGTATTTGAAGTAGACGAAGGACTCAGAACATTGATGGACTTTCGTTATAAGCGCCATTTTAAGGCGGATCGCGGCGAGCACGGAATGAGTAAAAACCAGCACGGCCGAAATGCGGAAGAAATGGTTGTCAAAGTTCCGCCCGGTACGGTTGTGACGGATGCAGAGACGGAACAGGTACTCGCAGACTTAACAGAGCATGGACAGCGGGCAGTCATTGCAAAAGGCGGACGAGGCGGACGTGGAAATTCACGTTTCGCAACACCGGCAAACCCTGCACCACAGCTTTCTGAAAATGGCGAGCCAGGTAAAGAGCGTGACGTCATCTTAGAATTAAAAGTACTTGCAGATGTTGGACTTGTTGGTTTCCCAAGTGTCGGGAAATCGACACTGCTTTCAATTGTCTCTTCTGCGAAACCGAAAATTGCGGATTATCATTTCACAACGCTTGTGCCGAACCTAGGAGTTGTCGAAACAGATGATAACCGAAGCTTCGTCATGGCGGATCTGCCAGGACTGATCGAAGGCGCGCACGAAGGTGTTGGCTTAGGTCATCAATTTTTACGCCACATTGAGCGGACACGTGTCATTGTCCATGTCATTGATATGTCAGCACTTGAAGGACGTGACCCGTACGAAGATTATGTGACGATTAATGAAGAGCTTGAGCAATACAATATGAGATTGACTGAGCGTCCACAAATCATTGTAGCGAACAAAATGGACATGCCAGATGCTGCTGACAATCTAGCGGCATTTAAAGAAAAATTAACGGATGACTATAAAGTGTTCCCAATTAGTGCGATCACAAGAGAAGGGCTTCGTGAGCTTTTATTTGAAATCGCCAATCAGCTTGAAACAACACCGGAATTCCCGCTTTATAATGAAGAGGAACTGTCTGATAACCGCGTAATGTACAGGTTTGATGAGGGAGATGCACCATTTGAGATCACAAGAGATCCTGACGGTACATTTGTCATAACGGGTAAAGCACTTGAGCGACTGTTTAAGATGACAGATTTCTCAAGAGATGAGTCCGTGAAACGATTCTCTAGACAATTGCGCGGAATGGGTGTCGATGATGCCTTGCGTGAGCGTGGTGCACAAGACGGCGACATCATTCGTCTGCTTGAATTTGAATTTGAATTTATTGATTGA
- a CDS encoding sporulation initiation phosphotransferase B gives MEEISSKQNEKLTHVALTNELIYLLSRSRHDWMNKLQLIKGNLTLEKYDRVFEIIEEMVIEAQHESKLSNLKIPQLAYYFLTFNWESHFITLEYEVLGETRDLSAYESQLLTVSQELFSIFDQSVCQKTENHLTVTFQTDHEENDVILYFDFKGKLTSLDALNAFHDANYPCMSVVQFHVTSHESMIELCLRQE, from the coding sequence ATGGAAGAGATATCAAGTAAACAAAACGAAAAATTAACTCACGTTGCATTAACAAATGAATTGATCTATCTGCTCAGTCGTTCAAGACATGACTGGATGAATAAATTGCAGCTGATCAAGGGCAACTTGACATTAGAAAAATATGACCGTGTGTTTGAAATTATAGAAGAAATGGTCATTGAAGCACAGCATGAATCCAAACTCTCAAATTTAAAAATTCCCCAATTGGCCTATTACTTTCTAACATTTAATTGGGAGTCGCATTTTATCACCTTAGAATACGAAGTGCTTGGTGAAACCCGAGACTTATCAGCATATGAATCGCAGCTGCTAACGGTATCACAGGAGTTGTTTTCGATATTCGATCAATCAGTTTGCCAGAAAACTGAAAATCATTTAACGGTCACGTTCCAAACAGATCATGAAGAGAATGATGTGATCTTATATTTTGATTTCAAAGGAAAATTAACAAGTTTGGATGCGTTAAATGCGTTTCATGACGCAAACTATCCATGTATGAGTGTAGTTCAATTTCATGTGACAAGTCATGAGTCCATGATCGAGCTTTGTTTGAGGCAAGAATGA
- the rpmA gene encoding 50S ribosomal protein L27: MLRLDLQFFASKKGVGSTKNGRDSESKRLGAKRADGQFVTGGSILYRQRGTKIYPGENVGRGGDDTLFAKIDGTVKFERFGRDRKKVSVYPAAQ; encoded by the coding sequence ATGCTTAGATTAGATCTTCAATTTTTCGCATCTAAAAAAGGGGTAGGTTCTACAAAGAACGGACGTGACTCTGAGTCTAAACGTTTAGGCGCTAAACGTGCTGATGGTCAATTCGTAACTGGTGGTTCTATCCTTTATCGTCAACGTGGAACGAAAATCTATCCAGGTGAAAACGTTGGACGCGGAGGCGACGACACTCTTTTCGCTAAAATCGACGGAACAGTTAAATTCGAACGTTTCGGTCGTGACCGTAAAAAAGTGAGCGTATATCCTGCGGCACAATAA
- a CDS encoding ribosomal-processing cysteine protease Prp, producing MIKATITRSAADESITSFQMTGHAEFAEKGQDLVCAGVSAVVFGSVNSIIALTGLDPLLDIGEEGGYFSFELPADTDPVSFEKAQLLLEGMVVSLETIERDYHDYVRISTKK from the coding sequence ATGATCAAAGCAACCATTACTCGGTCGGCAGCAGATGAAAGCATTACGTCTTTTCAGATGACTGGACATGCCGAGTTTGCTGAAAAAGGTCAGGATCTCGTTTGTGCAGGAGTATCTGCTGTTGTTTTCGGCTCAGTCAATTCAATTATTGCACTGACAGGATTGGACCCTCTGCTTGATATTGGCGAGGAAGGCGGCTATTTCTCTTTTGAATTGCCGGCTGATACAGATCCAGTATCCTTTGAAAAAGCCCAGCTGCTTTTAGAAGGCATGGTCGTTTCCTTAGAAACAATCGAACGAGATTATCACGATTATGTGAGAATATCTACAAAAAAATAG
- the rplU gene encoding 50S ribosomal protein L21 produces the protein MYAIIETGGKQVKVEEGQTVYVEKLAAEAGETVTFENVLFVGGDTVKVGNPSVAGATVTAKVEKQGRGKKITVFKYKPKKNNHKKQGHRQPYTKVVIEKINA, from the coding sequence ATGTACGCAATTATCGAAACTGGTGGTAAACAAGTAAAAGTTGAAGAAGGTCAAACTGTTTATGTTGAAAAACTAGCTGCTGAAGCAGGTGAAACAGTAACTTTTGAAAACGTATTGTTTGTCGGCGGAGACACTGTCAAAGTGGGTAACCCTTCAGTTGCTGGAGCAACAGTAACGGCTAAAGTTGAAAAACAAGGTCGCGGTAAGAAAATTACTGTGTTCAAGTACAAACCGAAGAAAAACAACCACAAGAAACAAGGTCATCGTCAACCTTACACTAAAGTTGTTATCGAAAAAATCAACGCTTAA
- a CDS encoding M50 family metallopeptidase: MNRWLVMLTKIHIHPLLWIVMAFAILSGQIKPLLCLLIIVFVHELGHAAAACYYHWRIRRIFLLPFGGAVEVEEHGNRPLKEELAVILCGPLQHVPLQLMAWFFMEASLISHDIFTMFTFYNMAIFLVNLLPIWPLDGGKLFFLLLSAYYPFQRAHALAIKGSLVFFSLLTGGLLLFAPLQFNGWVLLTFLAYSLVMEYRQRHYVRVRFLLERYYGKKEQKVEKLIPLRASAEEKVYEVMARFQRGCKHPIIIERDGVKMSQLDENELLHAYFSDRRTTSSMEELLLPY; the protein is encoded by the coding sequence TTGAATAGATGGCTGGTCATGCTGACGAAAATTCACATTCATCCGCTGCTGTGGATTGTGATGGCGTTTGCGATCCTCTCTGGTCAAATCAAGCCGCTGCTTTGTCTGCTCATTATCGTCTTTGTCCATGAGCTTGGACATGCAGCGGCTGCTTGCTATTATCATTGGCGCATTCGGCGGATTTTTCTACTCCCGTTTGGCGGAGCGGTAGAAGTAGAAGAGCATGGGAACCGCCCGCTAAAGGAAGAGCTGGCGGTCATTTTATGCGGGCCGCTCCAGCATGTACCGCTCCAGCTTATGGCGTGGTTTTTCATGGAAGCTTCTCTTATTTCACACGACATTTTTACGATGTTCACTTTTTATAATATGGCGATTTTCCTTGTGAATCTTTTGCCGATTTGGCCGCTAGATGGCGGGAAATTATTCTTTTTGCTCTTATCAGCATATTACCCTTTCCAACGTGCACATGCCCTTGCCATAAAAGGCTCCCTTGTCTTTTTTAGTCTGTTGACAGGCGGATTACTTTTGTTTGCGCCGCTTCAATTCAACGGCTGGGTGCTGCTCACCTTTTTAGCCTATTCACTCGTGATGGAGTACCGGCAGCGGCATTATGTCAGGGTTCGTTTTTTACTAGAACGTTATTACGGTAAAAAAGAGCAAAAGGTAGAAAAGCTGATTCCGCTGAGAGCGAGCGCTGAGGAAAAAGTATATGAAGTCATGGCGCGATTCCAAAGAGGCTGTAAGCATCCGATTATTATTGAAAGAGATGGCGTGAAAATGAGCCAGCTTGACGAAAATGAACTGCTTCATGCATATTTTTCAGATCGAAGAACTACCTCCTCCATGGAAGAGCTTCTTTTGCCGTACTAG
- a CDS encoding M23 family metallopeptidase, with protein MKSVDEYRKKIAQRRKTKQSAAPSKKTTFKKKEDIPPWVMLTEEEKHSGSSSFESSSHQPKKYQHPLFNPNAFVLKCLLSASLVLIVAISFKGQAGPFQQLKPIITQTFEQDFQFAAANRWFEKTVGNPLAFLTDKKEDQKDVQANQELAVPASGKVQESFTQNGAGVKIETSAEAIDSMKEGYVVEVKKKSDTGLTVVVQHADNSYSWYGQLKEANVALYDFVDKGEKIGQISLDDQGKGTYYFAIKQNEQFIDPIQVMTFE; from the coding sequence ATGAAAAGTGTGGACGAGTACCGAAAGAAAATCGCGCAGCGCCGCAAAACGAAGCAGTCAGCTGCTCCATCTAAGAAGACGACTTTCAAGAAAAAAGAGGATATCCCTCCATGGGTCATGCTGACAGAGGAAGAAAAGCATTCAGGGTCGTCTTCCTTTGAATCGTCGTCTCATCAGCCGAAGAAATATCAGCATCCGCTATTTAACCCCAATGCCTTTGTGCTGAAATGTTTATTATCTGCGTCTCTTGTGTTGATTGTAGCCATTTCATTTAAAGGTCAGGCAGGGCCGTTTCAGCAGCTGAAGCCGATCATTACGCAGACCTTTGAGCAAGATTTTCAATTTGCTGCTGCCAATCGCTGGTTTGAGAAAACAGTTGGAAACCCCCTTGCCTTTTTAACCGACAAAAAGGAAGACCAAAAAGATGTACAAGCGAACCAAGAACTGGCCGTACCTGCTTCTGGAAAAGTACAGGAATCCTTTACGCAAAATGGAGCAGGTGTCAAAATCGAAACATCGGCTGAAGCGATTGACAGTATGAAGGAAGGCTATGTAGTAGAAGTGAAAAAGAAAAGTGACACAGGGCTGACAGTGGTCGTGCAGCATGCGGATAACAGCTATAGCTGGTACGGTCAATTAAAGGAAGCCAATGTGGCCTTATACGATTTTGTCGACAAGGGTGAGAAAATTGGCCAGATCTCACTTGATGATCAAGGAAAGGGCACATATTACTTTGCCATTAAGCAAAATGAACAGTTTATCGATCCTATTCAGGTGATGACCTTTGAATAG
- the minD gene encoding septum site-determining protein MinD, translated as MGEAIVITSGKGGVGKTTTSANLGTALAIQGKKVCLVDTDIGLRNLDVVMGLENRIIYDLVDVVEGRCKIHQALVKDKRFEDLLYLLPAAQTSDKTAVEPEQIKELIQSLKQDFDYVVIDCPAGIEQGFKNAVSGADKAIVVTTPEISAVRDADRIIGLLEQEDIEPPRLIVNRIRTHMAKSGDSMDVDEVVHHLSIDLLGIVADDDDVIKASNNGEPIVMDAKNKVSIAYRNIARRVLGESVPLQSFEDENKGMFAKLKAFFGVRA; from the coding sequence TTGGGCGAGGCTATTGTGATTACCTCAGGAAAAGGCGGCGTTGGCAAAACAACAACATCTGCAAACTTAGGCACAGCACTAGCAATTCAAGGGAAAAAGGTGTGTCTAGTTGATACCGATATTGGCCTTCGGAATTTAGATGTCGTGATGGGGCTTGAGAACCGCATTATTTATGATCTAGTCGATGTAGTAGAAGGAAGATGTAAAATTCACCAAGCGCTTGTAAAAGATAAGCGTTTCGAGGATCTTTTGTATCTTTTACCCGCTGCTCAAACAAGCGATAAAACGGCTGTAGAACCAGAGCAGATCAAAGAATTAATTCAATCATTGAAACAAGACTTTGATTATGTCGTCATTGATTGCCCTGCTGGAATTGAGCAAGGCTTTAAAAATGCTGTATCTGGTGCAGATAAGGCAATTGTCGTGACGACGCCTGAGATCTCAGCTGTAAGAGATGCCGACCGTATCATCGGCTTGTTAGAACAAGAAGATATCGAACCACCTCGTTTGATTGTCAACCGTATTCGTACACACATGGCGAAAAGTGGCGATTCAATGGATGTGGATGAAGTTGTCCATCACTTATCGATTGATCTTCTTGGCATTGTCGCTGATGATGATGACGTGATTAAGGCTTCAAACAATGGTGAACCGATTGTCATGGATGCTAAAAATAAAGTCTCGATTGCGTATCGTAATATCGCCCGCCGCGTACTAGGCGAATCTGTTCCACTTCAATCATTTGAAGATGAAAACAAAGGAATGTTTGCGAAGCTGAAAGCATTTTTTGGTGTAAGAGCTTAA
- the minC gene encoding septum site-determining protein MinC: protein MKTQKQQYVTIKGTKNGLTLQLNDDCSFDDLLSGLREVLLLEQYTDGREGHKVNVHIKLGFRYLTEDQEMRLTEAVSENEHLVIHSIESDVMSTEEARRLKAEAEITSVAKIVRSGQVLYVEGDLLLVGDVNPGGTIRAGGNIFVLGALKGVAHAGCNGNKQAVIAASRMIPTQLRIAQVFNRAPDQKEDGNEMECAYLDIDGNMIIERLQQLAHIRPNLTRLEGGM from the coding sequence TTGAAAACTCAAAAACAGCAATATGTGACAATAAAAGGTACAAAAAACGGATTAACATTACAGTTAAATGATGACTGTTCGTTTGATGACCTTCTTTCTGGCTTGCGAGAGGTTCTTTTACTTGAGCAATATACAGATGGAAGGGAAGGTCATAAGGTTAATGTGCATATTAAGCTTGGTTTTCGGTATTTAACAGAGGATCAGGAAATGCGTTTGACTGAAGCAGTCTCTGAAAATGAACATCTCGTCATTCACTCTATTGAAAGTGACGTCATGTCAACTGAAGAGGCGAGACGATTAAAAGCAGAGGCCGAAATTACCTCTGTAGCCAAAATTGTGCGCTCTGGACAGGTACTGTATGTTGAAGGAGATCTCTTATTAGTAGGAGATGTCAATCCTGGCGGAACGATTCGTGCAGGGGGAAATATTTTTGTGCTCGGCGCTTTAAAAGGCGTGGCACATGCTGGATGTAATGGGAATAAACAAGCTGTCATTGCGGCATCTCGTATGATTCCAACACAGCTTCGCATCGCACAAGTGTTTAACCGTGCACCAGATCAAAAAGAAGATGGAAATGAAATGGAATGTGCTTATTTAGATATAGATGGCAACATGATCATTGAACGCCTGCAGCAATTGGCTCATATAAGACCTAATCTGACAAGGCTTGAGGGAGGAATGTGA
- the mreD gene encoding rod shape-determining protein MreD: MRRFLLAFVMLFIFVFDSIFVDLVKLPFVSDNQILAPHFILLALVFMTAFVNQKYGVIFGFIFGLLYDISYTGILGVHMFGFGALCYLLAKAFKVLQTNMLVVVFLSIIAVSVMEFYVYGVQATIQPGIMPFNTYVIERFIPTILLNTAASLILVVPLRLFFINMKQGLIDE, from the coding sequence GTGAGACGTTTCCTTCTTGCTTTCGTCATGTTGTTTATCTTCGTATTTGACAGTATTTTTGTCGATCTAGTGAAGCTCCCATTTGTTTCAGACAATCAAATTTTAGCTCCTCATTTCATCTTACTCGCACTTGTATTTATGACGGCTTTTGTGAATCAAAAATATGGTGTGATTTTCGGTTTTATCTTTGGACTTTTATATGATATTTCGTATACAGGCATACTTGGTGTTCATATGTTTGGCTTTGGAGCGCTCTGCTATTTGCTAGCGAAAGCCTTTAAAGTTTTGCAAACAAATATGTTAGTGGTCGTCTTTCTGTCGATTATTGCTGTTTCCGTGATGGAGTTTTATGTATACGGCGTTCAAGCGACAATTCAACCAGGTATTATGCCGTTTAATACGTATGTCATCGAACGCTTTATTCCAACGATTCTTTTAAATACTGCTGCGTCTCTCATACTTGTTGTGCCGCTTAGGCTCTTTTTCATCAATATGAAACAAGGACTGATCGACGAATAA
- the mreC gene encoding rod shape-determining protein MreC — MPQFFMNKRLMLLLVCVIVLVAMIGFSVKSGRGASWPEKLVGDTTGFFQGVFHKPSQFIAGIYGNVQDLKNTYDENERLRKKLDGQTQYEAKLQELEDENKKLRKQLGYVNSIRDYTPILSTVIARNPSLWDSFVMIDKGKKQGVDKDMAVTNESGALIGKIESDKLNNFTSTVRLLSSTDQNNRISTKIFAKKGKEELNGIINGYDSKKKMLTMNILKSDADGDVKKGDLVETSGAGGVFPQGLTIGKVSEIEPDHYGLTKIIYVEPAAELNNLDRVIVVNRSSSTADASELTKEEGS, encoded by the coding sequence GTCTGTGTCATCGTACTGGTGGCCATGATTGGTTTTTCAGTGAAAAGCGGCAGAGGTGCTTCATGGCCGGAAAAATTAGTGGGGGATACGACAGGCTTTTTTCAAGGTGTCTTTCATAAACCATCACAATTTATCGCCGGTATTTATGGGAACGTACAAGATTTAAAGAACACATACGATGAAAACGAACGTCTTCGAAAAAAACTTGATGGACAAACCCAATATGAGGCGAAACTTCAAGAACTAGAAGATGAGAACAAAAAGCTTCGCAAGCAGCTCGGTTATGTGAACTCTATTCGTGATTATACGCCAATTCTATCAACGGTTATCGCTAGAAACCCGTCCCTTTGGGATAGCTTTGTCATGATTGATAAAGGGAAAAAACAAGGCGTTGACAAAGATATGGCGGTCACAAATGAGAGTGGTGCGTTAATTGGGAAAATTGAAAGTGATAAGCTCAACAATTTTACTTCGACTGTAAGGTTGCTAAGCTCTACTGACCAAAATAATAGAATTTCAACGAAAATTTTTGCGAAAAAGGGCAAAGAAGAACTCAACGGAATTATTAACGGCTATGACAGTAAGAAAAAAATGCTGACAATGAATATTCTGAAATCTGATGCAGATGGAGATGTCAAAAAAGGAGATCTTGTTGAAACATCTGGAGCAGGGGGCGTATTCCCTCAAGGCTTGACGATTGGTAAGGTGAGTGAAATCGAGCCAGATCATTACGGCCTGACAAAAATCATTTATGTAGAACCAGCGGCTGAACTCAACAATTTAGACCGCGTGATTGTGGTGAATCGCAGCTCAAGTACGGCAGATGCATCTGAATTGACGAAGGAGGAAGGATCGTGA